In Epinephelus fuscoguttatus linkage group LG6, E.fuscoguttatus.final_Chr_v1, the DNA window TTTATGTTATCTGGGCTGTGTATTACAAATACAATGTTCATTTTCTGTGCCAAAAAGTCATTCAGAGACaaagaaatgtacagtatgttattCTACATATGATGTTACATAGGGTTGGGGTTTGCTAGAGCCCAGAGAGGTATAAACTCTACTAGAAGACATTTAGATAAACTTATTTGGAATTTGAAAGGCATATAAAAATCCCTTATATTTCATTATGTGTGTTAACTGCACAGGTGTTTTTGCATTGTAGTTCAATTTATTTTCAGAGGTTTgcggttttatttatttatttttctgtattttttggcTCCTGTCTTTCCTCTCACTCATCCATCGCCCCGTTGACACTTCCTTCGTTaccttttctctttcctctcttcatcttccaATGTTTTTCacccatctcctccacctctacTGTCTCTTCAAGGATCTTCCTGGGCATGCTGGGCTTCGGCCTCTCCATCATGTTCTGCACGACCTTCTGCAGGGCGTGCAGTCGCTACAGGGAGGAGCAGATAGAGAGGGAGGTGTGGCGACGCACTGAGCAGGACGGGCGCCCTCCTCCAATATATTTCATCCCCTTCCATGGGAGCATGTCACACCAGGACGGCGATGACCACCCCAGGGCACCTCGATACAGCCAAGAGAACCACACACCACCACAGTATAGCAATGCAGCCTACAGTGGGCCCCCACCATCCTATAATGAGGTGATTAtggcacaaaatgacacaaataatCATTCTGATTTTGCCTACAGCTCTTTTTGCCTTCAAAATTTACTGCAAAATGAACATTTACCTCAACATGTGTTTTCTGGTATTCAGATTGTAACTttgcatttctgtctgtgtgtttcagctggGATTGAAGCCTGAGGATCTTCCCCCTGCTTACACAGAGTACAGCGTCCCTGTGTATCCCATcacacctccacctccctcGGACATGGTTCAAccacaaacacagtcacaaTAAACCAGGACCATCACACTGTGGCTGTGTTGAAGTTATGGACAGTGTTGTTTACTGAACTGCCTCATGGACTTGAGTGAGCTGACACTGGAGTTTATAAAgtttcaaagatttttttttttattgtgagcttgtgttttttattgtgataaTGGATGTGATGATGGGACAGAGGGGATAACAGCTGCACAAATAGCACCATACTCAAAGCTACAACGCCAGCACATTCTACGAGCCACTAAAGCACTTAAGACCCATTGTAGATTTTTATTTGATTCTGTATGATGATTGTTAAAATGGGATCCTGTGCGCATCACTCCCTCACTTGTTGCTATCTTGAACAAggaggttttgtttttggtcgtgtttgtttgcatttctgtctgatgttttgtttgatatctCAAAAAACTGCTTTAAAAGTATTAATGGAATTGGTGTAATttcaggtgtgaatgtgaatccAATGGTGCCACTGTGTGGCCATTTATGAAGCACTTTTTCACGTTTTACTCATTTCTCTTGAATCATGAGGAGTGGGTGCCATTTTTCTCTCCCTGGATTCCTTTTACCAGTGTGTATTATTGTCTGCACAGAATTTCATTAAACATTTTCTCACCACTTCTATCAGTTTATCTGATCTACACAAAATCTGGTACTTTATATGTTTGGATGAATGGGTAGCACAACgtgatttatttaaatatgtagACCATAACTTAATGTTTTGTTCATACAAAACTCAAAATATTCACAGACAAGATTTAGACGTTTGCAAAAATCATGAACATTATCACTGATATAGGATCACTGTGTATTGTTATGTGTGTTTTAACACAAAATCTGGTCCAAATGCtgattaaatgttttctttcattaaaATTACAAGTTTAGGAGTCTTGGGGAGATACTATgtgctctctgagtgctttgTAGTTTATATTGTGTTtgatataatataaaataaaataaaacaaaataaaatagaaaagaataaaacaaaataaaatataaattgaaataaaggaaaatataaaaaagtaaaataaaataaaatgaaatgaaacgtaaaataaaataaaataaataaaatgaaataaaataaaataaagtaaaatgaaatattataacataacataacactGAACTGAGTAGCAGCCTTGACACTAAAGCAGAGACAAATAGGATGTaggaaaaacatcttttaatgtGTAGTACATATTTTCAGTGCCTCATTGATGTATTCATGTTGCAGTCAAATCTAGTAGGAACAACTTCCAGAAAGACCTAATGATCAAAAGCAACAGCTTGTTCTCAGGTGATCAAACTTACCTGAAGATGGCTGTTAATTTTAATATGATCATGTTATGCCACTGAAGTAATGCCGAGAgtatttgtctgacagctgaaAGCAATAAGGTCAGAGGTGCGCTGTCTTTTCCAAATAATGTAAATGCATAAAATACTGATGAGAAAACACTGTTTAAATAGTTTGCTCCAAGTGCTGCTTTTTTGTGTGAGATTTCTAAACACTTTGATTGAAGGCTTGAATGAAACAATGACAATGCTCTACAATGTCAGGACAAAATGTGAATTATACTTAAAGTAGCTGGTCTACAAATAGATCTCTGCGTAGaatgacaaaacatttgtgtcaCTTCAATGATATCTCTGTAATATTAAGAAAAGATTTAGAAATATAGGCTGAACACAGAAATTTGACTTTATGTCTATATATTGAATTATATgatataaatgaaatgaaaatataacaCAACATGTTTTTCACTAAACAGCTGTATTTTTGTTCCCATCTTTCCACatatttaagttaaagatctaagactttttatgcactcaatagATTTATTTCTCTCAAACTTTGGTCCCAAATTTGGTAAAATCCATGTTTGTAAGCGCTTCTTCTTTTCCGAGAGAATCCATCCACGTGAGAGGTGTGGCTAACAAGacactgattaaacagcatgttTACTACACAGGTAtgtcttgggatggtcacaataaaaggccactcaaATGTGAAGTTTTTATCACCTGACTCCACAGACGTCACAAGCTTTGAGGGAGTGTGCcactggcatgctgactgcagggaCTGcagatatgccacacctgtcaggtggatggattatcttggagaAGGAGAAGTGCTCAAACAAATCTGGGACCAGACTTTGACAGAAATAAGTCTTTTGAGTGCATCCAAGTCTTTGATCTTTGACGTAAACCTTTGAAAAATGGGactaaaaacaaaactagaACTAGAactaaaaagcctttattgacATTAGTTGTGACATTCAACTGATTCATTCCAACAAAGAATATAAAATCTCAAGACACAGGGCGCTCAGTGAGTGATAAAAATcctataaaaagataaatataaaagtattaaaagtgcAGCAAAGTGCTCAGTGGATGGCAGAATGACAGTGGTAAACATTATCTgatatcttttttatttagtgTGCTGATGGCAATGGAAAGAAACTGTCTCTGAATCTGGTGGTTTCGTGTTTTGGCAGCTCTGTAGCGCCTGCCAGATGGCAGCAGTTCAAAGAGTCTGTGACACAAAGTGTTGTGTGTTAGTTTCTGTGCATCTTTTTGTCTAAATCATGCACACACAATCAGTATTTCTTACTTTTTAAATAGTTTCAAAATGAAGGTTAAACATTAAATAGCATCTTATTCTGGACAGCATTATGTAACCTTTCATATATCTTTTTGTCTGACAGAGCCAAAGTGCAGCGGCGGTTCAGTGAAACCCAGCACACAGTAGGATGTCCACAATGACTAACACTAGTGTGGACAGGCTGACATACAGCCACACATGGCCCAGTGTGCATCACAGACATTCACACATGATCTGTAATCCTATATATGTCAAGAGGTCTTGAATgtccctttctctctgtcttataGCAACTGGATGTGGTGTCATGTTCCAGCCTCTATAAGGGAAGATCCTCTCCTCTTATACATGTCTTTACTATGCTATGCTATCATGTACACAGTGCAGGTGTCatatatgtgtgcatgtatgtagcTTTAATCCCAGAATATCTTTCTTCCTGTACTTGTTTTAGATCCAGAGTGTAATTTCAGCTGTTTCTGATCCATGACACGTGAAAGAGTTCAGCAATGTGAGTGTCGAAACCCCCAACTCATGTTATTTAGCGTGAGCGTGTTTTCTGCAAGTCACTGAGaatataacacaaacacaattagTCCAGGGGAGACAATGTTGCCAGTTTCCACAGCAGAAACAAATGAGCCATAAATGGAAACTCAcactggtatttttttttattgctttttccATCTCTACCTTGTCTTTAttacatgtgtacacacacacaaacatacacatgaacacacatgatgtttgtgtgtaggaGAAGCTGCCAGCATAGACTGTAGAAGTATATTGTTGTATAATGCAGATTAAACACTAGGGGGCAGTGCAGGTGTGGAGACTCATGcccagtgtgtatttttatttgtagttCTTGTGATTTTTTACCTTTTGCACAACcacacagcagctggaggctAAGTTTCCTGCTCAAGAGCAGCTTGATCGAGGATTTTTGCAAAGACAGAAGACTCATTTCACAATCAGCAGGAGCTCGTCAGACGTGTTGTCTCCCAGTTAAAATATTTCCACTAAACATGCATCTGCCCTACAGGGATGATAAAACATTTCGCTGTTTAAATCTTTGCATCTTACTGCTTCTATGAGTTATTTAACATCTTTGTGACTTCAGTAGTTTGGCACATGTGTTCAGGCCAACCAGCCCTTGTATGGAGATTTGACTCTGAACCAATAAAAATACTGGCTTGGGAATTATGTAAGAGGTTATCAGGGGGAAAATATGATTCAGAGAGTTGATGGTGCACACAAGTAATATAAGTGTAAATGAGTGGAGGAGTGGAGTGAATCAGATCTGGTAATCATTCACCTCTTTCCAGCGTAAGGGGTGCGTTTGTGCTTCATCATGACGTGTTTGGTTCCTGCTTAACATACTAGAGAAGGAGGGCTGCACATAGatgccacttttatttgttaactCAAACTGTATCATACTGAATAGGTATGATACAGGAACAGGCCCAATATTTTGTCTCGTGCCTTCTGAAGGAGCAGACAGGAGTGACATGACGCAGCATGCACAACGCCATTCTGTAATCAAGCTGTTATCTGTATCAGCTGCTCCTCCAcctgtcttcattttttttatcgTTAGTACCGTTTTGTTGTTCACTAAATTACAACTTAAGTACACTTTACAGAGAATCAAAAGAGAGTCTCTACAATCTGAAATGTTTTATGTATCTGGGAATGTATCGACATCACAATCAAACATGCTCACTTCATGAGATCTGAGCTCTTTGCGGATATGTGGTGATAATATAtgtatcaaaaacaaaaatccagcTTACTAAACAACAGCGACTAGAGAGATTGCTTtaaaaaagatgttttgctaTTTCCAAACTAAATCTCTTCGTCTAAATTGCACCTTGTGTTCTGAGATCTGAATTTTCACAGTTTCAAAAAGTATTTAAAGCAGTGCAGCAGTAGCAGGATGAATGCATCAAGGGTGGCATCCTGAGGTTTCCTTTTACACCAGAAAGTATGAGAAGTGCCATCAAGAACTTCTGCTCCTCCTCTACTGTTACACCGGATCCTCACCTCTGACCTCCGCTCCTCGCTGCCAGCTTTTCTATCTGGCTCAGTCTATACTTAATTCCTCCACTCCTTCTCACACTGTACTGTCTTTCTGTatctcatttctctctctttcataaGGTTACACACTCTCTTTACTCCTCTCTCTGTGACACTTGTACATCcattcttctcctctctctcctccttcagtCCCCCTTCAGGCTCCACTGAGACTGAAGCTACACAAAGCAGAACAGTTTCCTTTCTGCAATAGAATTTCATTCAGCTAACGTGACTCTGAACTAACATGCTACGGCTTGGTAACATAATATATCCTGCAGCTTTAAATGATTCATTGGCTGATTCTTTGCTTTAATTACCTTTAAATCACTTTGCATTAGACTTCTCAAAAGAGACGGCAGCTGGGAGGTGACAACtgaaaaaagtcacacaaagatatttcacagtaattaccAGTaatggaagaagtactcagatcttttacttaagtaaaagtgaTAATGCCACAGTCTACAAATACCTAGTTACAAGTAAATGTCCTGcaaaagaagaagatatactttattaattcctgaagggaaattcaatttttcactgtgttgtcatatacgcacaggcctgaaacacacacacatgcacaaacaggacctatacatgcatgaatgagggggctgcccatggacggGCGCCCCGAGCATTTGGTGCCTTGTTCAGCGGCGCCTTGGCAGTgtccaggaggcaaactggcacctctccagctaccagtccatgatCCATATTTGATCCGGACAGAGACTTGAACAAACGGCAAACATCCGGTTCCctacccaagtccctatggactgagccaaTGTCGCGAGTActcaaagtacaaaaagtaaaagtacttgtacaaaatattatatattactaGATCATCAATTGCATGTTGCAGCTTGTAAATGTGGCGCTCAGTGTAAGTGAATGATATACTGCTGTGTAGTTTGACCAATATTAAAAATCATCATTTATTCCTTGATTTacatttgtattaataatcCCAATCTACAAAGTAACCtatgttgtcagataaatgtagtgcagaaaaaaaagtacagtatttatgTCTGAGATGTAGGgaagtaaaagtataaaatgGGATGAAATGGATATCTCAatataagtaataataatgataacaatgcATGTTATTTATTGGCGTCTTGCAAAGCACCCAAGGACACCTTATAAgacacagctaaaaaaaaaacaaaaaacaagcagccATGTATCActagatcataaaatcaaaccattgtgtaatatacaataaaattGGTAAAATGGCAAGGCAAAAATTGTAATTATAAATATAAGTTAgataatcatcatcataaagtcatcatcatcagatcTACATATGTGTGTCTCCACATATATATGCCAGCTTAAAGGTGTGCTTTCAGACAGGATTCGAAAGTGGAAAGGGAGTCAATATTGTGAAGTATTGCAAGGAAAGTGCAAGTACGTCAAAAAGGTACTTAAGTACAGCACTTGGGAATACCATTACATAGCTCTGCTCTTCATTTGCATGTATGTAGATGCATGTGAGTACagtattgtgtttgtgtctatttATGAAGTTAAACACCGCCTTTACATGAAAATAGTTTTATATCACAACATTTCAGAATTTATTTTAATCCCTTTCGGTAACTAGATAGCACATATACTGACCCTTGCATTTCTAGAGGGTACCTCTAAGCACCGCCCCTAGACAGGAATTGCTTTCCTATGTTACATTCATGCACAGGTGAAACGGTTATGTCTGATTGTTGTTCTGAGTTTGGCTGATTTGTGCTCTGTGTTTGTGCGTGGATTTGTGCTAAGTGTGTCGACTCAGTTGAGTTTATTGAAAAGTTACCTGCTTGTTccaaggtaaggtaaggtaaggtaaggtaaggtaaggtaaggtaaggtaaggtaaggtaaggtaaggttaTTTGTACCCGAAGGTAGATTTAGTTCACAGTTTAAGTGATTTGGCTTCATCTACACAAAACAGTCAAACAGGTCAGACACAGTAacataataacagtaaaaaggTAAAGTGTCATCAGTGCGTCAATTCAAAGTGCAGGATTAAAAAGGGCATGTAAAACCATTATAACACCcaaaatatgaatttaaaaacaataccaaataattaaatgaataaaatttgtACTGTCATTAATTTTGTTTATCTCTCTAATGGCTGATGGGACAAAGCTGTCTTTATATCGCTTTGTTTTGCAGGCTGGGAGTTTGTATCTGCGGCCTGATGGGAGGGGCTGAAATTCCCCATGTAGTGGGTGGGAGCCATCTTGCAGGATGGAACCAGCCATCCTCTGTAACTGCCTGGTATATAAGGATTCTGGCTTAAGCTGAGGTTCTCCTATCAGCCTACTGGACCATCTGACTATTTGATTTAGGGAGTTCTTGTTTTTCAGGGAAAGGTTGCTAAACCAAGACACCAAGCAGAAGGATAAAATAGATTCAATAAAAGCACGGTAAAAGAGGGTCAATAAAGTTTGGTCAATGTGAAAAGAAGACAGCTTTCTCAGACAATACATACGCTGGTTCCCCTTTTACTCACTGCCGGTCGCAGCGTGCGCAGGACTCTTTTCTGAATTCTAATGCACACTTAAAGTACTACTGACTCCAACACTGACGACCAATggattattttgaaatacaagCATGCACTACTGCATCGTAGGGAGATATAGAAGCTGACAATTGTTTATCTGTCCTTTATTTTGCACTTTTTGTTGGATTTGTTACAGTCATAGTCTTTGTTTTGTGGGTTTTAATAATGCGTGGCCTCTCCATGTGCTGATGTTTTAATGACCCACATGTGGGCGGTTTAAGAGGTCACGCTGTCCGCTATACTACCAAGAAATCTGGTCATCACTGTTTCATAAATCCACTGGCAAACAGACACAGACCGACCGAGCTGGAAACAGAGACCAGTTAAATTCAAGAGCAGgattaaaagttaattttggATGTGATGTTGAGAAAATGTAGCACATTGTCTGAGTGAGCTCTGGTGAGTTTGAATACTGCTGCTCTGAAAGAGACATCCTGGAATAGATttagaggaagaaaaaagaaacccCAAGGGCTGCACAGGCAGAGAGAAGCACAGATAATATAAAAAGGAATGGATgggatgtttttgtgtctgtgcatgCGAGCACATCGGCCAAAGAAAAGAGTGTCGTGGCAGGAGAACAGCTAAAGGtacagcatgtgtttgtgtatgtaagGCAATGTTGAATGATCGCTGAGCACAGTTGCTTTTATTACCAGGGTGAccactctctccttctttctctctctacctTCCTCCCATTCTCTTCATCCCCCTCCCCCAACAGCTCTGTGATATGAATACACACTGGAGAGCCCCTGGCATTACACTGTCTGATGACGTACTCGCTGAGTCTTTCCCTGCACTGCTATCTTTGTCTGGCCTTTATCACCACTTCATCACTGTGACTCTCTAATAACAAGCTAGTGTGGTctttaagtctgtttttattcagcAAAACCATAAATGTATCCAGAAAAATCATTCTCACTGgagctttttttaaatctatttttcaTGTGAGCAGCCTCATTCAGCCACGGTGCAGTGATTTTAACCACATTTCTATAAAATTCTAAAACAAAAAGTGGGCAaccacattttttctttttaaaatccaTTTTCATTGGCTTATCaggggccgggtcgcgggggcagcaggcccaagcaaagcaccccacaTGCTTCTTCAGTTCTGGACTGacgaagcctcttggatgagaggtgagaCTTCtcacgtcttcaagaaactcaagcaagtccagttgcctacaacaCAGCacttaccatgacctggatggcTGAGAATCTTTCTCAACATCTATCAGAGCCCACCAACAATTGGCCTCCTGATGATCGCCATAGATGTGCAGATATCTGTGTATAGAGATTTGTGTGTGGGCTCCTGTTGGTGGGATTCAGGAATGTCGGAGGTCACAAGAGAACAGGGGGGTTGGTGGCTCtagagggacagaggggggagtTGGGGTCAAGATGTATCATATTACAGGAGTGTGTGGAGCAGGGTCAGGGCCCTCAGGAGAATTTATCATTAAGTAATATTATTAAGTTTGCTGGATAAGTGAAAATCTGCTTCACATTGCAGATATTTTGCTTCAAAAATGGCCCCTGATTAAGatatttcattttgtcaaagtcAATGTCTGCACTTCTTCCCAAAGTGCATTCGAACTCCTGCTGTGAAAAGTTCAACAGTATGTAAATTAAGTTTGCTCACTAGCTTGCTGATGCTATTTATTTAACCTCTGAGAGTATGTAGTCCCcttccattttaaaaaacacatgaaatataCACTGAAATGATACAAAATATTGGCAGGAATACTTGCATCTCTGCTGAGTAAAAACACAAAGGACCATCTTTTCCCCTGTGTGAATTAAATACAGACTGTTTTGTGTGTCTATCAAGTATCGAGttaaatgtgcaaatgtttttcatgtatGGTTTGACTCACAGTGGCCAAAATGTAACTTTGAGTTTAAGACTTAAAACCTGAAAATAGTCAATATTTGTTTGACtcttgtgtgttggtgtgtgtgtgtgtatgtgtgtgtgtgtgtgtgtgtgtgtgtgtgtgtgtgtgtgtgtgtgtgtgtgtgtttgcactgaaGGGACAGGGCTGGTAACCATGGAGCTGACCTGGGGAGGGGTGTTTGTTGATGAACAGCATTCCAGTGTGcgcctgatgtgtgtgtgtgtgtgtgtgtgtgtgtgtgtgtgatgacccAGTTCGGAACAGGTAAACATCACGCATCTATTTAAAGATGATGATTCTGCTCTGACCAGCTGATGGCCAAAGTTTTTGAGCGCTCGCTGTGTTGCCTGCAGTCTTCGGGGGAAAACTCTGAGCGGCCTCGGTTATTATTCTGCCTGGGCGCACACAGAAATCCTCAgtggacacacacattttgGAAAAACTACCTTGTGTTTCAGAGTGAATTGAAAGCAGGGTTGTCCCCTTTGTTTCCTGTTGTCTGTGAAACACATCtgcacctttaaaaaaaacatcagctgttGTTTTAAAGTTTTAGTAATTCATGTCTGAGTGTATTTTTCACACTCACATGTGAGCAATGCTGTACATACTGTGCCTCTCTAACGTCTGTCGGGCtgtgtgaaaatcccatttGTTTCTCATGTCCATCCAACAGGACTGTCTGAGTGACTGACCATGCTGTTATTTGCAAGGGACCATTGCTAAAGCATCGCAAACAACATCTAGATGTGCcttgttttggtgtgaaacTAAAACGACAAGTTAAAGAGGGAGGGTGGGCTTGTCCGCCTCCAGCATTGCCAAGAAGATAAAATCTGATTGTCTCTAATTTAGGCACCAGTGGAGCCTGTTCCTAAACACAATCACTATCACTTCGTCCAGCAGTGACCAAACTGCTACGTATTCCAAGTCCACTGTGATGTGGTTAACCCTCTTTTTAATAGAGAGCAAAGTGTCATCCCCAAGGGTAAATTTGTCttcctttttatatttgtttgaatAAGCAGCACTGTTAACCCTTCAGCTATATGTCCTGACAAACCTGCTGAACTGCTCTGCAAATTCTTCTGTGAGTATATACATGCTCAAAGGTATGGAAAGACTGGCGAGCAAATAAACAAGGTCTTAAAGTTGGACCTGAACGCAACACTGCAGGCATTTTCAACTCTTTCGCCTGATGAAACCTTTTGAAAACATTCAGAGTAATCTGGTAAAAACACAGTGGTTACACTTGAAGCTTAATAGTTTTTCCTCATTTCTTAACAGTGATAATGTGGTGAAAATGTCCTGGATGTGTTTTCTGGCTCACAATAAATGATACATGGGATAAATTACTTACTTCATCTCATTTCAGTTCATTGATGTGATCAGTATAAGAAGTGTTACAGCCATTCAAGAAATCTCACAGTGGTGAGACATAGATGGGTGAAGGGGTTGCACTGCATACGATGCAGTACAGTGATGTAACAGTTCATTTGAATACCTCTCTGATACACCCATTTTGGTTCACTGAGTTCACTGATAATAACTAAGAGGGGGAAACTGGCATGATGAGCACTTTAAATCTAAATGACAAGACATAGCAAGACTTGAGCTCCCCTGAGCCCAAGGGTGAGAATTTGCGTCAGtaacttaaaggagctatatgtaagaaatctaaagcaaatagtcgtaaaatcctcctaatatgtcacagagactaagaaataatgtttatataacatactgatctcacggacaacaatagtacggccagaatattcgcatttaaaaaaacatttttgcagtctgcaaatcatgtttatgatttgaatttgtgttttggcctgttgcgccacccaccgccgtctaccagtcacacagtcagtagagtctcagcatcagttacagttacgactgagctacagcagcacggcaagcagcattagcagtgtctggtacatagcattagcagccggctcctccgctgtatcccggcagcagcgttagcggcagagaagccggacttgctggaacggtccgctggaaaaccgaagatcaaggatgcggcaacgcggccctgccacggcagccgcccatgggcaaacaaatcagtctccagcatgccgctgtccagcaacctcgaatctgtagaggggggggtgggtgggggggcggacacgacttgcagcagtattttgaatttgagtgcagtaaccgttttggccacattcttacatacagcgcctttaaagcAGGTACAAGGAGTTCCTAACTGGATATATGTATGATATATGTATATGAACTACAGTACATAAGCAAATGAGGCCATCAGCAAAAAGAATGTCTATTTTTATATAGGTATCCTCAATCCTTGTCACCAGGTCCGATTCCCCGCAAATCAGACGAAACAATTTACAGCCCGCAGACTGGAAGAgcctttgtttatatttttccaGGCAAAGTTCTGCAGCGAGTCATATGTTAGCAGAAGGGCATTTTTCTTTGGAGAATTGTTGTTGTGGTCCTGATTTTCTGTGCAATTGTGTTTGCTCCTATCTgatccttctctccctctccctgcagAGTGAGTGCCGAGGGCCAGGGCGATCTCCGGGAGCACTGGGCTCCCGGCACACCTGCAG includes these proteins:
- the si:dkey-283b1.6 gene encoding uncharacterized protein si:dkey-283b1.6, with amino-acid sequence MPFDYIPILEIFLGMLGFGLSIMFCTTFCRACSRYREEQIEREVWRRTEQDGRPPPIYFIPFHGSMSHQDGDDHPRAPRYSQENHTPPQYSNAAYSGPPPSYNELGLKPEDLPPAYTEYSVPVYPITPPPPSDMVQPQTQSQ